ATCCGCCCTCACTTGATATCCTTTTACTAATGGGGACGTCGCAGTCGAAAAAACATCATAAGTCGACTGAGCGGAAACAGGATCTAAGCTGATCAAACTGGCGGCGCACGCTTCATTCGCCCCAGAACTATGAGTCATTGTCGTACCATTTGCAGAGCCTGTCATCACGCTAAGCGCCAAGCCCATCACGCTAATAATAGGGTTATTCAACATAGAGATCTCCTACTCGAATCAATACACCACCATCTTCTGAGATCACCAGCTCAAGCGATCGTTTTGGTTTCATGTTCAGTTCCAATCGATAAGCTCCTGGACGCATTCCGGAAATAGCAAACCGCCCTGTCCGATTGGTAAAAAACTCAAGTGGCTTGCTTTTGTTACTCTCACCGCTAGATTCATCGCCAAGGTACAGAGCCACACCTGAAATTAAGGAAATGGGCTCTTTAGTCTGCGCATCAAATAGGTTCCCCAGTATGGTGAGTACCGCATCTGAACCTATTTCTAGCTGATAACCTCTTTTGTATCCTGGATAAATAGAGAATGCCCCATCCCCAAGATCATAACCGGGTGGCAAATCCTCCACATCGTACCCAATCAACTGTGGGGTATAAGCCACAAGATCCGATACCAACATATTATGATCGGAAACGCTAAAGACGCGGGCATAATCAGTGTTTCGTTCAGGGTCAATCGCAATCTCATTCTCAGCTAAGCTTTGGTGTTTCTTAACCACGGCAAAGGCCTCGCCAACCTTACGTCCAACCGCGACAGAAGTACCTGCGAACGCAATCGCACTGGAGATCTCAAGTCGAGTATTATGGTTTCGTTTGTCTTCACTGAGATCTTGATAGCGCGTGGTATGATCGGCAATCACTTGAAATTGATTAGCGGTATAATTCACGCCCGCGTCAATGTTTGAGTCTGTCTCTCTTTCGGTTTCCAGCGTAGCAAAAGCAGAAATCCCTCCCGTGTTCCCAATTCCTTTCTTATAACTCATATCAAGAGAGCCGAAATCCTTATCACTCTGATAACGACCAACCAGCCGTGTTGCTCTACTCAAAGGCCAACTGAGCGTTAGGGTCGTATTGTACTCGTCATCACTATATTGGTAATTACGGTAATTGAAGCGAGCACTCCAAGTGGCTGGAGTACTAAAGAATGGGCCTGAAAAGCTGGGACTTAGTGACCAAAAATTATCGGCATCTTCTCTTCCTGAGCTATACGTCCCAGAAAGAGCCGTTCGCAACCTAGGGGTAACATCCATAGAGCTAAACAGTGACACATAATGCTCGACCGAGTTCAGGGGCAGAGTGGCAGCCATATCATCATTTACACCCGCAAAATTTTCCGATTGATAGTCATAAATAACACTAAACTGAGGGTTAAAGTCGAGTTCGTCAGAAAACTCTGCATCGTAAGCAACACGAACCGCATGCCCATCACCTAACGTAGGATGATGACTCTGAGATACAATAAACTCCGTTACACCAATATCACTCGCCAGCAAGCTGGATACGCCATATTGATAGAGTTTTTCTCTCACTTGGCCATTAACACCAAGAGTTAGCCAAGGCGCGACACCCACATCTAAATAACCATGAATAAGCTGTTGATCCGTTAAATAATCGATCTCATTCGCTACCGTTTCACTTGGTACCCCGAGCATAACGCTATACTCAAACTCTCCGCTGTCTAATAGGTCATTCCCCGTCGCCACAGAGAATTGAATACGTTCCTCTTGACCGCTAGAGTCCGTAATCACCAATTCGACATCGTTCGTGCCTTGCGCCAATGGGATATCACTCAAACTATAGCTACCAGCATTCAATGTAAGCCTCTGAACAATCGCACCGTCTACCACCACATCCACATTTGAAGTTCGCTGTAATGTAAAGGTTTGAGTGGCTTTTGGGCGCACATTTCTGGTTGGTATCAACGTAAAATCACGAGTAAGACCAAGACCTAAAATATCCGTGCCATCTTGCAAGTTTTTTCCAGAGTTGAACATATCCCCCACAACCAAACGCGTGCCTTGAGATGGGAAATCAAGATTCATTCGAGTCCCACGCCGAACGTAGGCTGAGTCCCCTTCAACATCGTCATAAGCAGACTCATACTCAAAGTTCGCCGATCCTATGTTTAATGCCGATTCAAAGCGGTGATTAAAGCTTGTGATATTTTCGGAGGTATCCTCAACCGTCTGAGACTGAGTCCCCGACAGAGAGACATTCAAATACCCACTGATCCATGCTGGTGATAAATAATTTTGACCAAAAGAGGGGGAAGAGACGACGGACAACTGTTGAGTCCGTCGATATTGCGCAGGAACCGTCACCACACACTCTAGTGTCGAAAAGTCAAAATTTAAATCTAAACCTGCACGACGAAAATCCTCTTGTGATAGTTTTTCAGTCTGGTTGCTTGCCTTTAACACTTCCATTGCGTCCTCTGTAATTAAAGGGATAAGCAAGGCAAGAGTGCTCTCTTTGGGAAGTAAGATCACATCATCTGCGGTGATCGTCACTTCGGCCTCACCGACGACGCTATCACTGATTTTTAGCAGGGAGATCAGCTCAATATCTCGACCGGTAGGGTTTATTTTCGGTTGTTGTATTTCTTGAATAGTTTCCTGCGTTGCTTCAACGACCGCTGTAAAACTGAACATGACACAGACAATAAAACTTAGAAACCATCCTTGGCGTATTTTCATTGTTGGACTCCTTGATAAACACCAGGTTTCAGCAATGAATTCGAAGGCAGTTCAATAGAGCTAAATGGTGGAAGAAAATGCTCGCCTAGCGATGTCATCATCTCAACGCGGGTAAGCCCAAACTCGGTCGCACTTTCTTCCGCGGGCAGAAACTTGGTTAAGCTTAAATAGGTGTAACGATTACCACTATTCTTAACCACAGCCTCGCCACTGTTGGTCACTTGCATTTCAACGTTGGGTGCTTGTTCTGGAGAGAACACATGAATAATAGCGTTGTAGTGAATTTGAACCGCAATCCCAGATTGGCTCCCCTGAGTAGCCAACAAAGAGGGTTGGCTAAAACGAAGGAAATAGCTTTCCGATTGAGCCGAGCTATCGTCACCAATCCACTGCAAACGAAATACTTGAGATTGGCCAGGTTTTATCATTGCCGCAGGTGGGAATACCATCAACTGACTGTCTATCACGTCCTGTGCGACAAATTCACCACCGCCTTGAAATACTAAACGGCGCAAACTGGCCTCGATGGGGGTTATTTGAGTGGTGTTATTGGAGACGATAACTTGAGACTGCCCACTTGATTGACTATCGATTTCCAAAACCGTGGGGGAAATAATAACAGCTTGAGCCTCTGCGCCGCTCAACAACACGGCAACCACCATTAAGAGCATGCGACGAGTTATCATGGTTCACTCCGTGTCTACAATCTCAATTGAGAGTGAATTAGCATCAAACCCATCCAGTGGATCCATAACAAAAATACGTTTAGATTTCGGTAGCACCAAAGTCCCCGCAATTCTTTGACTCACGTCGGTACCTTTTAGAAACACAGAGTGACTTTGATCTGAAACGGTCCAATTAGTATTCGTTAACCGACCATAACTTTCTCCATCATTGGCGACCTCAATCATCCATTTCCCATCTTTCTTTTCTATATTCTGAACACTTAACTCTGAGTATGTATTTTTAGGCCTAACATTAAGCAAGGTATTGAATTGTAGAAGAATACCTAAGCTTGCTGCATCTTTCTCTGCATTCTTAACTTGTACTTGTTTAACCGAAATTCGATAGGTTTTTGATTGAGTAATTGAAGGCTCACCTAAGTAGCGCACCATCACCGATTGCGATCGTCCTGGTTGAATAATCGCAGTAACTGGAATCACCAACAGGTCATCTTCAGCGGGCGAAGTGGTTTCATTACCAAATTCATCCATCACCATGGACAGTGGGAATAGCTCCACCGTTAGCGGTTGATTACTCGTATTATCAATTCGCATCGACATTTGGGAACCTTTGCCAATCGGTGCCATTTCAGCCACCATCGGCTGAACCTTATAAGCAAAGGCTGAAAAGCTGATTAAACATACACAGATTAAAGAGAGCCTTCTAAACGTGTTCATCTCTATACCCCTCAAAAATAGATGGGAGGACGATTACTATCCTCCCATCTTTTGTTTTTATTATTCTTTAGTTCGCTGTTACTTGAACGGTTAGCGTATCTGAGTAACCACCAGACCAACCCATGGTTTCATTAGTCGTTACAGACAAGCTAGTAGGAACACCACCAGCTAAAGCAAGCGAACCAGAGTAAGACATACTTGCACTTACATCATTCGCGCCAGGGCCGCCTAATGTCGTCAATACGAGATCCGCATGACTATCTGGTGATAATGTCGCGGTATAACCGATGGCATAGTCTTCTTTATCATCAGACTCAAGACCACCTTCGGCACTCGTCAGTGTTACGGTTGCCCCATCAGCATCATTACATTGGATGGATAGGTCAGTTGAGACAGACTGGATACTAGAGACTTGTCCAAAATCGAGTAACTGCGTATATAGCCCAGAAACTTCACATACTGGGGCAACAAACCCAACTAATTGAACATCACCAGCATTCGCTTGAGCGGCAAATAGACCCGATACCGCAACTGCACATATTGTTAGCTTTTTCATGAATAGATTCCTTTATATAGTTTAAGACGTACTTGTCATGGCCCTGTTCCAAACTGGAGCCACACTCTGCAACTAGCAGATGATTTACTTTCCACTGCCATGGATTGACGGAAATACATCAATCTCAATGACATCTTCGTAGTACCCCGCATAAAGCAGGTTTTCTTCCAACGTCACTCGCATCACACCATCAGTGTTGAATGGAATAACATTTGAACTGTTAATAATTCTTGGTGACGATATTTCTCGGCTTAATAGTGTTTGGCTCAACCCCAGTGATGTAATGTCAATATTGACTTCATAAGGGGTTAGATTCTCCTGTTTACTTTTCAATAACTGCAAACCACCATTTCGAGAGTAAACCGACATACTTAACGGTTGGTTACATTGAATATCAAAAGGAAGCACTTTCTGAGCTTCGTTTGAAAAGTCCATTTTCACGCCATCAGTAAAATCGATCTCACAATAACTTTCGATATGCCCTGAAATAGAAACAGATAATTGGCTTCCTTGAGTTGCCAAACTGGAAAAAGATAATGCTGCTATAAATAATAAAAAAGCATGAATACTTTTCATTATATTATTCATGAGTCATCCCTTCGTTCCGTTAACTTGTAAGTAACTATAATGCTCAAAAAAAACCTGTGAGTATTAAACAAGCATGAAGAAAATAAAAAGTAGTAGATAAGTTGTAGGAAAAAATAGGACGTAAATACTAATACTTATCAACAATATAGAGAATAAGTAAATGTATATTAATGAGTGTATCATTTTAGATACAACTCAAATTATAAAGAACTGCTATACCTAACTAACTGTTAGTTATGTTATTAGTCCAACGTTAATATGTGTCAGCTGAGGTTTACTATGGAAGGGAAAGTACTAGAAAAAAATAAAATATTATTACTAAGTCGTACAAATATACATTCTCGATTAATCCAACGTGAGTTAGAAAAATCTAATAAATTTGTAATACAGCAGAAAACAGATAAACAGTTTTCTCAACCTTATTCGGTTGAAAATATTTCTGTTATTTTAATGAGTTACCACTATATAAAAGATGGGCTTTACACTGATTTGCTTTCAGCAACTACCTTTGATTTTAATCTTGTCATTTATGACGTGCCTGTCGATCTACTCTGCGACACCATTGTCTCATGGTGCTGTCTGAAAGGGATTTTATATGAAGACGCGCCTGTGGATCATCTCACACGTTGCGTTGAGGTTGTCGCTAAAGGCGATCTATGGCTACCACGCAACCTAATGGCGCAGATGCTAACACGCTGTAGACCCTATGCCCCATCGACTAAAAATAGCATAGGTGAACTCACAAAAAGGGAGCAACAGATCTTAGATAGGTTGGTTTGTGGACAATCTAATTTACAAATCGCCAATGAACTTTTTGTTGCTGAAAGCACCGTCAAAACACACATCTACAAGCTCTACAAAAAGATAAATGTAAACTGCCGTAAAGAGGCTATCCGGTTTGCACGCCAACAAAATCAAGACAACAAAAAACAACAGGCCAGCAGTTCAGGTATGCCAAATCAGACAACACCACCCACCTTAACACTAACCAGTTAAATCGAATTCAGTAAACGGGTACCTAGTTTCAATGAGGTACCTTTTTCTTATCTATCATACAAACTCTTCTGAGCCCACATTCTCTTTGACCCAAATAAGTGCTTGTAAACGATTCTTCACATTAATCTTCTTGAACACATTATGTAGATGAGTCTTAACCGTGTTTTCACTCACAAATAAGCTTTCAGCAATTTCTGAATTTGAGGCACCGTTACCCAATAGTTTAATGATTTGTTGCTCACGGTTTGTAAGGAGTGAATAGCTAGAACTGGTATTAGAACATTCTCTTTCTCGGTAGAAACGAATATATTCATGTGCTAATTTACGACTAAACCACATCTCACCGTCTAAAACTTTCGTAATACCTTGAATTAACAGTTCTAACGTATCATTCGTATAAAAAACACCCACAAGATTTTTCCATTTGATTAACTCTCTATATTCAATTTCATCTTTGCAATTAATCAAAACTTCATAGCAATTAGGAAATTTAGCATTACGAACTTGAAAGTAGTGAATAATATCTTGCTCAGACAACGAAGAAACATCAATAATCATAAAATCTGGTTCTGATATTTCATTATGATTTATATCAAACAGATTGCTTATTGTAACAAGCCTAAACGCTAAATTTAGTTTCTCTTCTAGTGAGTCTTTGAGTAACCCAGACTGTAAACTGTTTTCAGCAATAAAAAATGCTGAGCCTTTAACTTTTGAGTGCTTTTCCATAATTTACTCCAATAGCCAACGTCTTTTGCAGTTAATAATGTGGTTAACTCTTTCAAATCGTCAAGTTTTGTAATAGCCAACCTAGACAAAAGTCATAAAGAATATACTTCGCTTTCAT
Above is a window of Vibrio cortegadensis DNA encoding:
- a CDS encoding LuxR C-terminal-related transcriptional regulator, whose translation is MEKHSKVKGSAFFIAENSLQSGLLKDSLEEKLNLAFRLVTISNLFDINHNEISEPDFMIIDVSSLSEQDIIHYFQVRNAKFPNCYEVLINCKDEIEYRELIKWKNLVGVFYTNDTLELLIQGITKVLDGEMWFSRKLAHEYIRFYRERECSNTSSSYSLLTNREQQIIKLLGNGASNSEIAESLFVSENTVKTHLHNVFKKINVKNRLQALIWVKENVGSEEFV
- a CDS encoding fimbrial biogenesis chaperone, which translates into the protein MNTFRRLSLICVCLISFSAFAYKVQPMVAEMAPIGKGSQMSMRIDNTSNQPLTVELFPLSMVMDEFGNETTSPAEDDLLVIPVTAIIQPGRSQSVMVRYLGEPSITQSKTYRISVKQVQVKNAEKDAASLGILLQFNTLLNVRPKNTYSELSVQNIEKKDGKWMIEVANDGESYGRLTNTNWTVSDQSHSVFLKGTDVSQRIAGTLVLPKSKRIFVMDPLDGFDANSLSIEIVDTE
- a CDS encoding fimbria/pilus outer membrane usher protein encodes the protein MFSFTAVVEATQETIQEIQQPKINPTGRDIELISLLKISDSVVGEAEVTITADDVILLPKESTLALLIPLITEDAMEVLKASNQTEKLSQEDFRRAGLDLNFDFSTLECVVTVPAQYRRTQQLSVVSSPSFGQNYLSPAWISGYLNVSLSGTQSQTVEDTSENITSFNHRFESALNIGSANFEYESAYDDVEGDSAYVRRGTRMNLDFPSQGTRLVVGDMFNSGKNLQDGTDILGLGLTRDFTLIPTRNVRPKATQTFTLQRTSNVDVVVDGAIVQRLTLNAGSYSLSDIPLAQGTNDVELVITDSSGQEERIQFSVATGNDLLDSGEFEYSVMLGVPSETVANEIDYLTDQQLIHGYLDVGVAPWLTLGVNGQVREKLYQYGVSSLLASDIGVTEFIVSQSHHPTLGDGHAVRVAYDAEFSDELDFNPQFSVIYDYQSENFAGVNDDMAATLPLNSVEHYVSLFSSMDVTPRLRTALSGTYSSGREDADNFWSLSPSFSGPFFSTPATWSARFNYRNYQYSDDEYNTTLTLSWPLSRATRLVGRYQSDKDFGSLDMSYKKGIGNTGGISAFATLETERETDSNIDAGVNYTANQFQVIADHTTRYQDLSEDKRNHNTRLEISSAIAFAGTSVAVGRKVGEAFAVVKKHQSLAENEIAIDPERNTDYARVFSVSDHNMLVSDLVAYTPQLIGYDVEDLPPGYDLGDGAFSIYPGYKRGYQLEIGSDAVLTILGNLFDAQTKEPISLISGVALYLGDESSGESNKSKPLEFFTNRTGRFAISGMRPGAYRLELNMKPKRSLELVISEDGGVLIRVGDLYVE
- a CDS encoding response regulator transcription factor; this encodes MEGKVLEKNKILLLSRTNIHSRLIQRELEKSNKFVIQQKTDKQFSQPYSVENISVILMSYHYIKDGLYTDLLSATTFDFNLVIYDVPVDLLCDTIVSWCCLKGILYEDAPVDHLTRCVEVVAKGDLWLPRNLMAQMLTRCRPYAPSTKNSIGELTKREQQILDRLVCGQSNLQIANELFVAESTVKTHIYKLYKKINVNCRKEAIRFARQQNQDNKKQQASSSGMPNQTTPPTLTLTS
- a CDS encoding fimbrial biogenesis chaperone, translated to MITRRMLLMVVAVLLSGAEAQAVIISPTVLEIDSQSSGQSQVIVSNNTTQITPIEASLRRLVFQGGGEFVAQDVIDSQLMVFPPAAMIKPGQSQVFRLQWIGDDSSAQSESYFLRFSQPSLLATQGSQSGIAVQIHYNAIIHVFSPEQAPNVEMQVTNSGEAVVKNSGNRYTYLSLTKFLPAEESATEFGLTRVEMMTSLGEHFLPPFSSIELPSNSLLKPGVYQGVQQ